One part of the Amycolatopsis lurida genome encodes these proteins:
- a CDS encoding excinuclease ABC subunit UvrA yields the protein MVKVQADRGRWITVEGARTHNLRDVSVRVPKHRLTVFTGVSGSGKSSLAFDTIAAEAERLVTGSYPAFVRNRLPQHPPADVDRIDGLVFTTIVDQRRFTGNARSTVGTASDIAPLLRLLFSRVGEPNAGFSPAYSFNDPVGMCPRCEGLGVVDEIDLDRLIDRSRSLREGAVRFPTFAPGTYRWKRLVHSGLVDPDVTWERLPATTVETLLHAEGLPLDSPGPDYPKHGLFDGIVPRLRDTYLRKTPSRLTAEEQEGLAGVVTRCVCPECAGTRLSEAARGSLIDGRSIADWSALPIGELRDVVAKVCDPSVAPLLQAIRERLDALDSVGLGYLSLSRESRTLSGGEAQRVKIVRHLGSALSDVCYVFDEPSTGLHPHDVHRLLELLAELRDAHNTILVVEHHPAVIAAADHVIDLGPGGGDGGGRIQFEGSPGELVAAGTETGRILGTPLHFRDQTRAARGVVTISGARSHNLRDVTVDVPLGVLTVVSGVAGSGKSTLITGELPRQHPDFVVVDQAPLRGGIRSTPATVLGVAEPIREAFGKATGKHPSWFSANGRGACPVCKGKGVIITDLAFLDDVQTGCDACGGTRFNPDALAARLNGRTIADVLAMNPADAAALFGEHPATAQRLRWLDRVGLGYLTIGQSLDTLSGGERQRLLLARHLADAGPADELRLVLDEPTAGLHGSDVDRLLALCDELVDGGATLVLIEHDQRVIAHADHVIDIGPGAGAEGGTVVFEGTPSALAEDSASITGRHLRTRSRRRTAPGTPTRPGTVPGRAR from the coding sequence ATGGTGAAAGTTCAAGCTGACCGTGGCCGGTGGATCACCGTGGAAGGCGCCCGCACGCACAACCTCCGCGACGTTTCGGTGCGGGTGCCGAAACACCGGCTGACGGTGTTCACCGGCGTGTCCGGGTCCGGGAAGTCGTCGCTGGCCTTCGACACGATCGCGGCCGAAGCCGAACGGCTGGTCACCGGCAGCTACCCCGCCTTCGTGCGGAACCGGCTGCCCCAGCATCCGCCCGCCGACGTCGACCGGATCGACGGGCTGGTGTTCACCACGATCGTCGATCAGCGGCGGTTCACCGGCAACGCGCGGTCCACCGTGGGTACGGCGAGCGACATCGCGCCGCTGCTCCGCCTGCTCTTCTCGCGCGTCGGCGAACCGAACGCGGGGTTTTCGCCCGCCTACTCGTTCAACGATCCGGTCGGGATGTGCCCGCGTTGCGAAGGGCTCGGCGTGGTCGACGAGATCGATCTCGACCGGCTGATCGATCGCTCGCGCAGCCTGCGCGAAGGTGCCGTGCGCTTCCCGACGTTCGCTCCCGGGACGTATCGGTGGAAACGGCTCGTCCACTCCGGACTCGTCGACCCCGATGTCACCTGGGAACGCCTACCGGCGACGACGGTCGAAACCCTGTTGCACGCCGAAGGACTCCCCCTCGACTCCCCCGGTCCCGACTATCCCAAGCACGGTCTCTTCGACGGGATCGTCCCTCGGTTGCGTGACACGTACCTGCGCAAGACGCCGTCGCGGCTCACGGCCGAGGAACAGGAAGGGCTCGCCGGAGTGGTCACCCGCTGCGTCTGCCCGGAGTGCGCGGGAACCCGCCTTTCCGAGGCGGCGCGCGGCAGCCTGATCGACGGGCGCTCCATCGCGGACTGGTCGGCGCTGCCGATCGGCGAATTGCGGGACGTCGTCGCGAAAGTGTGCGATCCGTCGGTGGCACCACTGCTGCAGGCGATCCGTGAACGGCTCGACGCCCTGGACTCGGTCGGTCTCGGTTACCTCAGCCTGTCCAGGGAGTCGAGAACGCTGTCCGGCGGCGAAGCCCAGCGCGTCAAGATCGTGCGCCATCTCGGCAGCGCGCTCAGCGACGTCTGTTACGTGTTCGACGAGCCCAGCACCGGTCTGCACCCGCACGACGTGCACCGTCTCCTCGAACTGCTGGCCGAACTCCGGGACGCGCACAACACGATCCTCGTGGTCGAGCACCATCCCGCGGTCATCGCGGCCGCGGATCACGTCATCGATCTCGGGCCCGGCGGCGGTGACGGCGGCGGGCGGATCCAGTTCGAAGGCAGTCCCGGAGAACTCGTCGCGGCCGGCACCGAGACCGGGCGGATTCTCGGTACCCCGCTTCACTTCCGGGATCAGACGCGCGCCGCGCGCGGCGTCGTGACGATCTCCGGCGCCCGCAGCCACAACCTGCGTGACGTCACCGTCGACGTGCCGCTCGGCGTCCTGACCGTCGTCTCGGGGGTCGCCGGTTCCGGCAAGAGCACCCTGATCACGGGCGAACTCCCCCGGCAACATCCCGATTTCGTCGTCGTCGACCAGGCCCCGCTGCGCGGTGGCATCCGTTCCACGCCCGCCACGGTGCTGGGTGTCGCCGAGCCCATTCGCGAAGCTTTCGGGAAGGCCACCGGGAAACATCCGTCGTGGTTCAGCGCCAACGGCCGCGGCGCGTGCCCGGTCTGCAAGGGAAAGGGCGTCATCATCACCGATCTGGCGTTCCTCGACGACGTTCAGACCGGCTGCGACGCCTGTGGCGGCACCCGGTTCAACCCGGACGCGCTCGCCGCCCGCTTGAACGGGCGGACCATCGCCGACGTCCTGGCGATGAACCCGGCGGACGCCGCCGCGCTCTTCGGCGAACACCCCGCGACCGCTCAGCGGTTGCGCTGGCTGGACCGGGTCGGGCTCGGTTACCTGACCATCGGTCAGAGCCTCGACACCTTGTCCGGCGGCGAGCGGCAGCGGCTGCTGCTCGCCCGCCATCTCGCCGACGCCGGCCCCGCGGACGAGCTGCGCCTGGTCCTCGACGAACCCACCGCCGGACTGCACGGCAGCGACGTCGACCGGTTGCTCGCCCTCTGCGACGAACTCGTCGACGGCGGCGCGACGCTCGTCCTGATCGAACACGACCAACGGGTGATCGCGCACGCCGACCATGTCATCGACATCGGGCCGGGCGCGGGAGCCGAGGGCGGGACGGTGGTGTTCGAGGGCACGCCGTCGGCACTGGCCGAGGACTCCGCGTCGATCACCGGGCGTCATCTGCGAACGCGTTCCCGGCGCCGGACGGCGCCGGGAACACCCACCCGCCCGGGAACAGTTCCCGGGCGAGCGCGATGA
- a CDS encoding helix-turn-helix transcriptional regulator, which produces MTAPRERMLRLLSLLQSGRAWPAAELATAMEVPPRTLRRDIDHLRGLGYPVESSRGPGGNYRFVAGTALPPLMLEHDEAIATVLGLRLAAAGGTGVDLTAESADRAAAKLRRVLPAALRRRTDEMLAAVEFGSGEQPRVTQDVLNVLAAAIAARRCLEFAYTAKDGPSSRTVEPMRLVQLGKRWYLYAWDLGRRDWRSFRLDRIAGPKTTEVAFEPRELPVDDVAAHLQDRFHSPKSLRITLTLDVGADEAAARLHRVDGSLEALGDDRCRYVAHVDSFEWLAVVLLLTDIGFTVEEPAEFGEYLARTGERLMRGSGASREW; this is translated from the coding sequence GTGACGGCACCACGGGAACGGATGCTGCGGCTGTTGTCGCTCCTGCAGTCCGGCCGGGCGTGGCCCGCCGCCGAACTCGCGACGGCCATGGAAGTCCCGCCGCGCACGCTTCGCCGGGACATCGACCACCTTCGCGGTCTGGGCTACCCCGTGGAGAGCAGCCGAGGCCCTGGCGGCAACTACCGGTTCGTCGCGGGAACCGCGCTGCCGCCGCTCATGCTGGAACACGACGAGGCGATCGCCACCGTGCTCGGGTTGCGGCTCGCCGCGGCGGGCGGCACCGGAGTCGACCTGACCGCCGAATCGGCCGACCGCGCCGCGGCGAAACTCCGGCGCGTCCTGCCGGCGGCACTGCGCAGGCGGACCGACGAAATGCTCGCCGCGGTCGAGTTCGGGAGCGGAGAGCAGCCGCGGGTCACCCAAGATGTCCTGAACGTCCTCGCCGCGGCGATCGCGGCTCGCCGGTGCCTTGAGTTCGCGTACACGGCGAAAGACGGCCCGTCGTCACGGACGGTCGAGCCGATGCGCCTCGTCCAGCTCGGCAAGCGGTGGTATCTGTACGCGTGGGACCTCGGCAGGCGGGACTGGCGGAGCTTCCGCCTCGACCGCATCGCCGGGCCGAAGACGACGGAGGTGGCGTTCGAACCGCGTGAGCTCCCGGTCGACGACGTCGCGGCTCACCTCCAGGACCGCTTTCACAGCCCGAAATCGCTCCGGATCACGCTGACCCTGGATGTCGGCGCGGACGAGGCCGCGGCCCGGCTGCATCGGGTCGACGGGAGTCTCGAAGCCTTGGGCGACGACAGGTGCCGGTACGTCGCCCATGTCGACTCCTTCGAGTGGCTGGCCGTCGTTCTCCTGCTCACCGACATCGGGTTCACGGTGGAGGAACCCGCGGAATTCGGCGAGTACCTCGCGCGGACGGGGGAGCGGCTGATGCGGGGGAGCGGCGCGTCTCGTGAATGGTAA
- a CDS encoding Lrp/AsnC family transcriptional regulator: MADQLIDETDREILELLREDARRTLGDIGARVTLSTAAVKRRIDRMQENGVIVGYTVQIDHAKLGWAIEAFTELRFTGTTKVGEIVRTTTRMPEAQAVFTIAGDPDALVWLRVRDMGHLQQTIDEIRRHHQVTGTKTLMVLDSWTRGQQWPHPS, from the coding sequence ATGGCGGACCAGCTCATCGACGAGACCGATCGCGAGATCCTCGAACTGCTGCGGGAGGACGCCCGGCGCACACTGGGCGACATCGGGGCCCGTGTCACGCTGTCGACCGCGGCCGTCAAACGCCGGATCGACCGCATGCAGGAGAACGGTGTCATCGTCGGCTACACCGTCCAGATCGACCACGCCAAACTCGGCTGGGCCATCGAGGCGTTCACCGAACTGCGGTTCACCGGGACCACCAAGGTCGGCGAGATCGTCCGCACCACCACCCGGATGCCCGAGGCCCAGGCGGTGTTCACCATCGCCGGCGATCCCGACGCGCTCGTCTGGCTGCGGGTGCGGGACATGGGCCACCTGCAGCAGACCATCGACGAGATCCGGCGGCATCACCAGGTGACGGGCACGAAGACGCTCATGGTGCTGGACTCCTGGACGCGCGGCCAGCAGTGGCCCCACCCCTCGTGA
- a CDS encoding indolepyruvate ferredoxin oxidoreductase family protein — MEQFTLEDRYLREDGTVYLSGVQALVRMLFDRVRHDRAAGASPAVFVSGYEGSPLAGYDLELGRRSVLLEKHDVVHRPGLNEEIAATAVMGSQLTASVGSSRGGVTGFWYGKAPGLDRATDALRHANLAGTDPAGGAVALVGDDPNAKSSSVPCASELALADLAMPVFFPSDSQDVLDFGLHAVELSRASGLWSSMKLVANVADAASTAHVRPRWTAPELALPAYRHKPSSRLLGTTLMALERSLYTERLPLAVEYVRASGVNRIVHEGPADRVGIVTAGKSYLDLMQALRLLGLDAEALSRHGIRILKLGVIHPLEPSIVRRFADGLSEIVVVEEKRSFVESAIKEVLYGTTGAPAVYGKTGPDGRTLCTELGELDPDAVARVLAARLSDHHEIPSVTAWRQRRRRERISVPLLTRTPYFCSGCPHNSSTKVPEGTVVGGGIGCHAMALFMEPEQVGDVVGLTQMGGEGAQWLGMEPFVDASHFVQNIGDGTFTHSGSLAVRAAVAAGVNITYKILYNATVAMTGGQDAVGGLSVDRLASLLLVEGVAKVIITSDEPKRLRGARLPDGVEVRHRDELLATQEELARVPGVTVLIHDQECAAEKRRKRRRGKLETPATKVVINERVCEGCGDCGEKSNCLSVQPVSTEFGRKTTIHQSSCNVDYSCLAGDCPSFMTVVPTGRKHRARLADITAAELPEPETSGTDFTVRITGVGGTGVVTVAQILATAAVIEGKQVRTLDQTGLAQKGGAVVSDLKITADPTPQAPKLAAGECDLYLACDVLVGADPANLTVTDSGRTTAVVSTTEVPTGRMVVDTTVSFPDAAAVRSAISDSAARTVALDARALAETLFDDDQFANILQLGAAHQTGAIPLGAASVERAIALNGVAVAGNLQAFRRGRQLVADPDGLQAAIAPPAVAATPAPSAATLRARALVQAEPGSELARLLDIRVPELVRYQNVRYAREYAEFVERIRVLEGDSTAITEAVARNLHKLMAYKDEYEVARLSLDPAVLAGIEAEFGVGSRYAYRLHPPVLRALGMKRKIALGPKFRPVFVALRAARKLRGTRWDPFGKAHVRKVERELVWQYRETILTAFGAEGTDRGRLLALAELPDLVRGYEDVKLANVEAYRREQTALLTDLVQGERLGAST, encoded by the coding sequence GTGGAGCAGTTCACGTTGGAGGACCGGTATCTGCGGGAGGACGGCACCGTCTACCTCAGCGGCGTCCAGGCCCTGGTCCGGATGCTGTTCGACCGGGTGCGGCACGACCGCGCCGCCGGGGCCTCACCTGCCGTGTTCGTCTCGGGTTACGAAGGATCCCCGCTCGCCGGGTACGACCTCGAGCTCGGCCGCCGCTCCGTCCTGCTCGAGAAGCACGACGTCGTGCACCGCCCCGGCCTGAACGAGGAGATCGCCGCGACGGCCGTCATGGGCAGCCAGCTCACCGCGTCGGTCGGCTCGTCCCGCGGCGGGGTCACCGGATTCTGGTACGGCAAGGCACCCGGCCTGGACCGCGCGACGGACGCCCTGCGGCACGCCAATCTCGCGGGCACCGATCCGGCGGGCGGCGCGGTGGCGCTGGTCGGCGACGACCCGAACGCCAAATCCTCCTCGGTGCCGTGCGCCTCGGAGCTCGCATTGGCCGACCTGGCCATGCCGGTGTTCTTCCCGTCCGATTCCCAAGACGTGCTGGACTTCGGCCTGCACGCGGTCGAACTGTCCAGGGCGAGCGGGCTGTGGTCGTCGATGAAACTCGTGGCGAACGTGGCCGACGCCGCGAGCACCGCCCACGTCCGCCCGCGGTGGACGGCGCCGGAGCTGGCGCTGCCCGCGTACCGGCACAAGCCCAGCTCCCGGCTGCTCGGCACCACGCTGATGGCGCTCGAACGCAGCCTGTACACCGAACGCCTGCCGCTGGCCGTCGAGTATGTGCGCGCGAGCGGGGTCAACCGGATCGTCCACGAAGGACCCGCGGACCGCGTCGGCATCGTCACCGCCGGAAAGTCCTATTTGGACCTCATGCAGGCGCTGCGGCTGCTCGGCCTGGACGCCGAAGCGTTGTCCCGGCACGGCATCCGGATCCTCAAACTCGGCGTGATCCACCCACTCGAACCGTCGATCGTCCGCCGGTTCGCCGACGGCCTGAGCGAGATCGTCGTGGTGGAGGAAAAGCGTTCCTTCGTGGAGTCGGCGATCAAGGAGGTGCTGTACGGCACCACCGGCGCGCCCGCCGTGTACGGCAAGACCGGCCCGGACGGCCGCACGCTGTGCACCGAACTCGGCGAGCTCGACCCGGACGCCGTCGCCAGGGTGCTGGCCGCCCGGTTGAGCGACCACCACGAGATCCCCTCGGTGACCGCGTGGCGGCAGCGGCGCCGCCGTGAACGCATCTCGGTGCCGTTGCTGACCAGGACGCCGTATTTTTGCTCCGGCTGCCCGCACAACTCGTCGACCAAGGTGCCCGAGGGAACCGTGGTGGGCGGCGGGATCGGTTGCCACGCCATGGCGCTGTTCATGGAACCGGAACAGGTCGGGGACGTGGTCGGCCTGACCCAGATGGGTGGCGAGGGCGCGCAGTGGCTCGGGATGGAGCCGTTCGTCGACGCCTCGCATTTCGTGCAGAACATCGGTGACGGCACATTCACCCATTCCGGCAGCCTCGCCGTCCGGGCGGCGGTTGCCGCCGGGGTGAACATCACCTACAAGATCCTCTACAACGCGACCGTCGCGATGACCGGCGGGCAGGACGCCGTCGGCGGGCTCTCGGTGGACCGGCTGGCGTCGTTGCTGCTGGTCGAAGGCGTCGCCAAGGTGATCATCACCAGTGACGAACCGAAGCGGCTCCGCGGTGCCCGTCTGCCTGACGGCGTCGAGGTCCGGCATCGCGACGAATTGCTGGCCACACAAGAGGAATTGGCCCGCGTTCCCGGCGTCACGGTGCTCATCCACGACCAGGAATGCGCCGCCGAGAAGCGCCGCAAACGCCGTCGCGGCAAACTGGAAACCCCCGCCACCAAAGTCGTGATCAACGAGCGGGTGTGCGAGGGCTGCGGCGACTGCGGCGAGAAGTCGAACTGCCTGTCGGTGCAGCCGGTGAGCACCGAGTTCGGCCGCAAGACCACGATCCACCAGTCTTCGTGCAATGTGGACTATTCGTGCCTGGCGGGGGACTGCCCGTCGTTCATGACGGTGGTGCCCACCGGGCGCAAGCACCGGGCGCGGCTCGCGGACATCACCGCGGCCGAACTGCCCGAGCCCGAGACCTCCGGCACCGACTTCACCGTCCGGATCACCGGGGTCGGCGGGACCGGTGTGGTGACCGTCGCGCAGATCCTCGCCACGGCCGCCGTGATCGAAGGCAAGCAGGTCCGGACACTGGACCAGACGGGGCTCGCGCAGAAGGGCGGCGCCGTCGTCTCGGATCTGAAGATCACCGCCGACCCGACGCCGCAGGCCCCGAAACTCGCGGCCGGGGAATGCGATCTCTACCTGGCCTGTGACGTCCTCGTCGGCGCGGACCCCGCGAATCTGACGGTGACCGACTCCGGCCGGACCACGGCCGTGGTCTCCACGACCGAGGTGCCGACCGGCCGGATGGTCGTCGACACCACCGTTTCGTTCCCCGACGCCGCGGCGGTGCGGAGCGCGATCTCCGACAGCGCGGCGCGGACCGTGGCGCTCGACGCGCGGGCACTGGCGGAAACCCTGTTCGACGACGACCAGTTCGCCAACATCCTCCAGCTCGGCGCGGCTCACCAGACCGGCGCCATTCCGCTGGGCGCGGCCAGCGTCGAACGCGCGATCGCACTCAACGGGGTCGCCGTCGCGGGCAACCTCCAGGCGTTCCGGCGCGGCAGGCAGCTCGTCGCCGATCCCGACGGGCTCCAGGCCGCGATCGCCCCGCCCGCCGTCGCCGCGACCCCCGCCCCGTCGGCCGCCACGCTGCGTGCCCGCGCGCTCGTCCAGGCCGAGCCAGGGTCGGAACTCGCGCGGCTGCTGGACATCCGTGTGCCCGAACTCGTCCGGTACCAGAACGTGCGGTATGCGCGGGAGTACGCCGAGTTCGTCGAGCGGATTCGGGTCCTGGAAGGGGATTCGACCGCCATCACCGAAGCGGTGGCGCGAAACCTGCACAAACTGATGGCCTACAAGGACGAGTACGAGGTCGCCCGCCTGTCGCTCGATCCCGCCGTGCTCGCCGGGATCGAGGCGGAGTTCGGCGTCGGCAGCCGGTACGCCTACCGTCTGCACCCGCCCGTGCTCCGCGCGCTGGGAATGAAGCGGAAGATCGCGCTGGGTCCGAAGTTCCGCCCGGTGTTCGTCGCGCTGCGTGCCGCGAGGAAACTGCGCGGCACCCGCTGGGACCCGTTCGGCAAGGCCCATGTCCGGAAGGTGGAGCGGGAACTCGTCTGGCAGTACCGGGAAACGATCCTCACCGCTTTCGGCGCCGAGGGCACGGACCGGGGCAGGCTCCTGGCGCTGGCCGAACTGCCCGATCTGGTCCGCGGTTACGAGGACGTCAAACTGGCGAACGTCGAGGCTTACCGGCGGGAACAGACCGCGCTCCTCACCGACCTCGTGCAGGGGGAACGGCTCGGCGCGAGCACCTGA
- a CDS encoding HAF repeat-containing protein, whose translation MRNRVPVARRRVFSLVAALVVVAGAATGTAQATPVGPVDLGTLPGDDESTVLAVNEVGEMVGLSLAGPAPKRSHPVRWDATGQIMALPTPGGTEGQVRAINGLGVSAGYVLTATTAVPARWDAAGQATLLQLPPGYHNATAWAISDTDVVVGSWLTPDDRYHGFRWDPDGVVTDLGTLPGETWSMADGISADGTIVVGSAVRSAANQAVRWVDGGPITELAPQSVSSGASRINGDGVAAGSFRVTSSGPPVPAKWDRDGVLHPLDWPSPHSVWIYGIGSTGYVVGSGYLNPPRRSALIWDLDGDVAALPDDGLGADAESVNAHGTVAGTFRSQATVWFLDGERRQLGTLPGGTRSQGYRITDNGRVVGTASNAAGKSRAVYWTLG comes from the coding sequence ATGAGGAATCGTGTGCCCGTGGCGCGAAGACGGGTCTTTTCGCTGGTAGCGGCACTTGTCGTGGTCGCCGGCGCGGCGACGGGGACCGCGCAGGCCACCCCGGTGGGGCCGGTGGATCTCGGGACGTTGCCCGGGGACGACGAGAGCACGGTCCTGGCGGTCAACGAGGTGGGGGAGATGGTCGGGCTGTCACTGGCGGGCCCGGCCCCGAAACGCAGTCATCCGGTCCGGTGGGACGCCACCGGCCAGATCATGGCGCTGCCGACGCCGGGCGGCACCGAGGGGCAGGTCCGTGCCATCAACGGCCTCGGGGTGTCCGCCGGTTACGTACTGACCGCGACCACCGCCGTGCCTGCCCGCTGGGACGCCGCGGGCCAGGCGACCCTGTTGCAGCTTCCGCCCGGCTATCACAACGCCACCGCGTGGGCGATCAGCGACACCGACGTCGTCGTCGGGAGCTGGCTGACGCCGGACGACCGATACCACGGGTTCCGCTGGGATCCGGATGGCGTGGTGACGGACCTCGGGACGTTGCCCGGCGAGACCTGGAGCATGGCCGACGGCATCTCCGCCGACGGCACCATCGTCGTCGGCAGCGCCGTTCGCTCCGCGGCGAACCAGGCCGTGCGGTGGGTGGACGGCGGGCCGATCACCGAACTGGCGCCGCAGAGTGTGAGCAGCGGGGCGAGCCGGATCAACGGGGACGGCGTGGCCGCCGGATCCTTCCGCGTGACCAGTAGCGGGCCCCCGGTCCCGGCGAAGTGGGATCGGGACGGCGTGCTCCATCCGCTGGACTGGCCCAGCCCTCACTCCGTCTGGATCTACGGGATCGGCTCCACCGGCTATGTGGTCGGTTCCGGCTACCTGAACCCGCCTCGCCGATCGGCCCTGATCTGGGACCTCGACGGCGACGTCGCCGCGCTGCCTGACGACGGGCTCGGCGCCGACGCCGAATCGGTGAACGCCCACGGCACCGTGGCAGGCACTTTCCGGAGCCAGGCGACTGTCTGGTTCCTCGACGGCGAACGCAGGCAGCTCGGCACGCTGCCCGGCGGCACCCGCTCGCAGGGGTACCGGATCACCGACAACGGCCGTGTGGTCGGAACCGCCTCCAACGCCGCCGGAAAGTCCCGCGCGGTGTACTGGACGCTCGGCTAG
- a CDS encoding aminoglycoside phosphotransferase family protein — MGSTPDLGPPPRRITVDVAQVRRLVAEQFPDWAGLPARPVAESGWDNRTFRLGDEMVARLPSAAEYALAVDKEQRWLPVLAPRLPLPVPTPLAKGNPGAGYPFSWSINRWLHGEPASADGISDPVRFALELAGFLEALRNIDAADGTQPGKHNWFRGGTLRTFDPLAERALTALDGEIDVGPARDLWKSALDVPWDGVDRWFHGDVAQGNLLLDGGRLAAVIDFGTCGVGDPSCDLAIAWTLLTADGRRAFRERLSIDGPEWERGRGWALWKTLVTCARTRGRADGEAVNARRVLAGILAIR; from the coding sequence TTGGGCAGTACGCCGGATCTCGGCCCGCCACCGCGGCGGATCACCGTCGACGTGGCACAGGTGCGCCGTCTGGTCGCCGAGCAGTTCCCGGACTGGGCCGGTCTCCCGGCCCGGCCGGTGGCCGAGTCCGGTTGGGACAACAGGACTTTCCGTCTCGGCGACGAAATGGTGGCGCGGCTGCCGAGCGCCGCCGAATACGCCCTGGCCGTGGACAAGGAGCAACGATGGCTTCCGGTGCTCGCTCCGCGGCTGCCGCTGCCCGTCCCGACCCCGCTGGCGAAGGGGAATCCCGGCGCCGGCTACCCGTTCTCCTGGTCGATCAATCGGTGGCTCCACGGCGAACCCGCGAGCGCGGACGGGATCTCCGACCCGGTGCGCTTCGCTCTCGAGCTGGCGGGTTTCCTGGAGGCGTTGCGGAACATCGATGCCGCGGACGGCACTCAGCCGGGTAAGCACAACTGGTTCCGCGGTGGCACCCTGCGCACCTTCGACCCGCTCGCCGAGCGCGCGCTCACGGCGCTGGACGGCGAAATCGACGTCGGCCCGGCCCGCGACCTCTGGAAGTCGGCGCTGGACGTTCCCTGGGACGGCGTCGATCGGTGGTTCCACGGCGACGTCGCGCAGGGGAATCTTCTGCTCGACGGCGGGCGACTGGCGGCCGTGATCGATTTCGGTACCTGCGGAGTCGGCGATCCGTCCTGCGACCTGGCCATCGCCTGGACCTTGCTGACAGCCGACGGCAGGCGGGCGTTCCGAGAGCGGCTTTCGATCGACGGCCCGGAATGGGAGCGTGGGCGTGGTTGGGCGCTGTGGAAGACCCTGGTCACCTGCGCTCGGACGCGGGGCCGCGCCGACGGCGAAGCGGTGAACGCGCGTCGCGTCTTGGCCGGGATCCTGGCCATTCGCTGA